In the Meiothermus cerbereus DSM 11376 genome, CAATCGCACGGGCATTCACACCTAATCCTCCAGAGTATAAGGCCAGACTGTTTCAGCCTGCTAAACGCTGATACCAGTATACGAGCAAGATAGACGATTGTCAGGCTTTTGTAAAACCAAGCAAGGGCCACTCTCTCGTGCGCCTGGATATAAAACCCTACCAGGGTTCATGTCGGACGGATACTGATTGAGTTCTAGCAATGCATTACAATCAAGGTATGTACGAGCCCCAAAACCAAGAAGCAAAACATGGGGATGTCAAACCCGACTGGAAGGATTTTATAGCCCTGGTGATAGCGGCTTACTCCATCCTGCTCCCTCCCCTGCTGCTGATTTTCGGAGCCGCTCTGCTGGTACTGCTTTTGCTGTATGTGGTCTTCTGAGCAAAGTTGGTGAACACACTTGATCCAGTCACCAGAGTTTCCACTCCGGCAAACAGGTTTTGCGCACCTGAGGCTTCTGGGCCCTGCATCAGCCCTGCTGCTTTTGCAACGGATGGCCAGAGCCGCTGTGCTAAGGCACCAGCAAACATTGCAAGTTCTTGAAAAGTGAGCCCCTTTAGGGCGCTTACAGGCAAAAAGGAGGGTTAATGCCAGCCACTGTTGAAAATCTGTTTGAATCCCTGCCCGAAGGTTACCAGGAACGGTTGGGCCGACCTGGGCAGTACCCCTTCACACGGGGGGTCTACCCCCGGATGTACAGCGACCGCCCCTGGACCATGCGGCAGTACGCCGGGTTTAGCAGCGCCGAGGAGTCCAACGCCCGCTACCGCTACCTGCTTTCGCAAGGCCAGACCGGGCTCTCGGTGGCCTTCGACCTGCCCACCCAGCTTGGAATGGATCCCGACCACCCCCTGAGCGTAGGCGAGGTAGGCAAGGTAGGGGTCTCGATTGCCTGCATCGAGGATATGCGAACCTTGCTGGACGGTATTCCGCTGGACAAAGTCACTACCAGCATGACCATCAACGCGCCTGCCAATATGCTGCTGGCGCTGTACCTGCTGGTAGCCGAGGAGCAGGGCGTAAGCTGGGACAAGGTGGGTGGCACCATCCAAAACGATATCTTGAAAGAGTACATTGCCCGCGGTACGTACATTTTTCCTCCTGGCCCCTCGATGCGGCTCATAACCGACGTTTTTGCCTTCTGCAGTGAAAAAGTGCCCCGCTGGAACACCATCAGCATCTCGGGGTATCACATCCGCGAAGCGGGCGCGACCGCCGCACAGGAGATCGCCTTTACCCTTGCCAACGGCAAGGCCTATGTGCGGGCAGCCATCGAGGCGGGACTGGACGTAGATGCGTTTGCCCCCAGGTTGTCGTTCTTCTTTGCCTCGCACAACGACATTCTGGAGGAGGCCGCCAAGTTTCGTGCCGCCCGGCGCATGTGGGCCCGCATTATGCGCCACGAGTTCAAGGCCAAAGACCCCAAAAGCTGGATGCTGCGCTTCCACACCCAGACCGGTGGCTCTACCCTGGCCGCCCAGGAACCCCTGAACAACGTGGTGCGCACGGCCTACCAGGCCCTGGCCGCGGTACTGGGTGGAACCCAAAGCCTGCACACCAACGCCTACGACGAAGCCCTGGGCCTGCCCACCGAAAAAAGCGCCTTGCTGGCCTTGCGTACCCAGCAAATACTGGCCTACGAGTCGGGCATCACCAAGGCCATCGATCCACTGGGGGGCAGCTTCTACGTGGAGCACCTGACCGACCAGCTCGAGGCCCAGGCCCAGGAGTATCTCGATCAGATCGCCAAGCTAGGGGGCGCGGTCGCGGCAGTAGAGGCGGGCTTTTTCCAGCGAGAAATTGAGGAGTCGGCCTGGGAGTTCCAGCGCCAGGTCGAGAGCGGCCAGCGCATTATTGTGGGCGTCAACCGCTTCAACAACCCCGACTCCCCCCTCAACGAACACACCCCGGTGCAAAAAATCAGCGACGAGCTCGCCAACCACCGCAAGGCCCAGATTCAGGCCTTCCGGGCCAAACGGGACGGGCAGGCCACAGGCAATGCGCTGGAAGCCCTGCGTCAAGCCGCCAGAGGCCAGCAGAATCTGATGCCTTACATTCTGGATGCGTTCCGCCGCCACGCCACCCTGGGCGAGGTTTGCGGTGTGTTGCGCGAGGAGTGGGGCGAGTACCAGCCGTCTTACTAAACCCGCCTTTAGCCAGCCTTCACATCCAGCACTCAGCCAATCGGGCCTAATAGTAAAGGCGATGGTTAGGCTAATACCTTGGTTGATTTTAGGGGTTATTGTAGCCCTGTCGGGGGTTAGCAGCCTATGGCTGCGTGCTCAGTCCAGCGATACCCCAAACTCTTACCGCACCTACACGGCCACCGGAGAGGTCGTAAGTGTGAAGACCTTAGGAGCCAGGGGTTGTGCGGTTAGGATCAGGCTACACCAGTGGGTATCTTTGAGCGACGGCTTCGCCCTGGCCGAGATGCCGCAACGGGGGCAGCTTTATAGCGTGGGGGCCAACCTCGAGCAGTGCATGGCTCTGGAGGTTGCGCTGGCCTCGCTAGCCAACAGTGACGACCTGAAGAGCCCCCATCACATTTACTACCAGGCAGCACAACTGCCCTCCGGCGAGTGGCGCATGACCAAAAACCCTTCGGCTACCGTAGGCTGCGGGGGTTTGTAGCAAGAAATTATCTGGTTCGTGCCTTTCTGAACTTCCCACAAGCATCGGTAGGAGAAGCTCTCATACCCAAGCAACTTTGACCATAGTGGAACGCCTCGAGTGGAGTTTGCATCAGTCCCTACCCCTGGGGTCTAGCACATCCCGCAAGGCATCGCCCAACAGGTTAAAGGCCAGGACAGTGAGCAAAATGCCCATGGCAGGCGCAGTAGGGGCCCAGATGGCCTCAGCAATGTAGCTGCGGGTTTCGGAGACCATAGCGCCCCATTCCGGGGTGGGCGGCTGGGCTCCAAAGCCGATGAAGGAAAGCCCTGCCGCGGTCAGGATAGCCCCACCCACATCGAAGCTAGCCTGCACAAAAATGGGCGTGAGCGTGTTGGGCAGCAGATGCCGGAACATCAAGCGCCCCTGGGAGGCCCCCATGGCCCGTGCCGCCTCCACAAACTCGCGCTCACGCAAAGCCAGCACATTGGCCCGCACCAAGCGGGCATAGATGGGCCAGCTAACCAGCGCCACCGCCATAATGGTGTTGTTGAGGTTGGGCCCCAGCGCTGCTGCGATGGCCATGGCCAGAATCAGCGAGGGAAAGGCAAAAAAGATATCGGTCACGCGCATCAGCAGGTTGTCCCAGGCCCCACCCAGGGTACCGGCCAGCAAACCCACCCCGACTCCGATCAGCACGGCCAAAATCACCACACCAAACCCTACCCGCAAGGAGATACCAGCGCCGTGGGCCACCCGGGCCCAGACGTCGCGGCCCAACTGGTCGGTGCCGAGCCAGTGTTCCGCAGATGGGGGCTGAAGGCGCTGAGCAATGTTCTGGTTGATGGGGTCGGGGGCTATTATGGGCGCTAGCAAGGCAACCAGCACTAGCATTATCAGCAAAAAAAGCCCAATTAGCCCCCCTGGGTTGCGCAAAAAGCGACGCAGCGGGCGAGGTGGACGACCAGCAGATATTGCAGTCATAGATGCTCCGTCGGGTCAGGCATAGCGGATGCGGGGGTCGAGAAAGGCGTATAGCAGATCTACGATAAGGTTGATAAGGGAATACACCAGCCCCACCAGCAGCGTGACCCCCATCACGGCGGGAAAGTCCAGGCTGGTGGCCGACTGGGTCACGTAGCGTCCGATGCCCGGCCAGCTAAAGATGGTCTCGGTCAGCACCGCACCGGAGAGCAGGCCCCCCAGCAGCCCACCCAGCAAGGTGAGCACCGGCAGCGAAGCATTTTTGAGGGCATGGCGAAAAACCACCGCCCTACCGGGAACACCCTTGGCCCGGGCGGTGCGGATATAGTCTTGCGAAAGCACCTCGAGCATGGTCGCACGGGTCATGCGGGCCAGAATGGCCGCCGAAAATAGCCCCAGCACAAAGGCCGGCAGCACCAGATGCCGCAAGGAGTCGCCAAGAGCGGCCCAGTCTTTGGCCAGAAGGGCATCCAGGCCCATCAGGCCGGTAACCCTGGGTGGGGGAAAGGTAAAACCATCCAGCCGCCCCTGCACCGGCAACAAATCGAGCTGCCGGGCCAGTACGTATTGGAGCAGCACCGCCAAGAAAAACACCGGGGTAGCCCCCCCGATGAGGGCCAGTATGCGCACCGTGACGTCGGTCGCTTTGTTCTGCCGTAAAGCGGCCAGAATACCAGCCGGCACCCCCAAAAAGAGCGTCACCAGAAAGGCCGCTACCGAGAGCTCGAGGGTCGCAGGAAAAAACTCCTTCAAATCCTCTGCTACAGCCCGCTGGGTGCGCAGCGAGTTGCCCAAATCGCCGGACAGCAAGCGGCCCATGTAAATCAGGTACTGCTGCCAGATGGGTTTGTCCAAACCGTAGCGCTCACGGAATTCCCGGATTTGTTCTTCACGGGCGTTATCACCCAAAGCGGCAATCGCGGGGTCAATCGGCACCACGTTGGCGATAAAGAAGGTGGCAAACGTGACCCCCCAGGCCACAAAAATCACAAAGAAAAGGCGGCGGAAAAAGTAAGAAAGCATGGTCAGAGCATAAGCTACACGGAAAGACTATCCAGTCAAAGAGTTTTCTCGGCTGGGCCCATCCTGGAAGCGCATTAGCCGCAGGACGTGTCGGGCTCAAAAAGGCAACAACCGTAGAAGGACTTAGGGTTTAGGGCCCAGGGCGCCCTCCGGCACAACCCTGAGCCCTAAACCCTGGGCACCACTACGGAAGCTTGCTGATATTCTCGAAGCGCACCTGGCCCTGGGCGTTGCGCACGTAGCCCTCGACTTTGACCGAGAGGCCTAGCGGAACCGCAGGCTGGTAAAGCACCGCATAGGGGCCGTTTTTGAGCACGTAATCGGTCAGGAGGCGGTAGAGAGCAACCCGCTTGGCAGGCTCGGTCTCCAGGGCAGCCTGGTTGGCCAGCCGGATGGCCGTGGGGTCGTTCCAGACGTTGCGCCAGGCCAGACTGCGGGCCTCGAAGTTGGCCCAGGGGGTGGCGTTGCCGTCGGGGTCGGGGAAGTCGGGGCTCCAGCCCACCAGCACCATCTGGTGGTTCTGCGCCCGGTAGGTGCGCAAGACCTCGGCGTTGGCGATGGCTTTGACGTTGGCCTTGAGCCCACTCTTGGCAAAGTCGGACTGAATCTTGGCGGCGATGTCCGCGCAGGGGATGCCCCCACCGCAGATACCCGTGCTTACCAGAAGCTCGAACTCGAGGCCGTTCGGATACCCTGCCTGGGCTAGCAGACGCCGGGCCCTGGCCGGGTCGAAGGTGTAGGGGGTGCGGGGATCGTAGCCCAGCAGGCCTTTAGGAATGAAGGTTTGAATCTTGGTGCCGTTGCCCTGCACCAACCCGCTCACCAGCTCATCCTGGTTGATGCTGTAGCGCACCGCGTCGCGCACCAGCTTGTTGGCGAAGGGGCTGCCTTCCTTGACGTTCATGCCCAGATAGTTCAGGCGCAGGCTGTCAGCTTTGATGGTTCGGAAGCGGGGATTGTTGGCAAGAGCCCGTAAAGCCTCAGGGGTGAGCCCCTCGGCGATGTCAATTTCGCCCGACTCGAGGGCCGTGCGCAACACTGCTGGCTCCTTGATTTCACGCAAGATAACCCGCTGAAGCTTGGGCTTGATACGGGCATTGGGGTTGGCCTCCAACAGCACTTGCGAACCCCGATCCCAGCGCACCAGCCGGAAGGGGCCCGAGCCAGCGGAGTTGTTGGTGAGCCATTCCTTACCAAAGTCGTTGCCCTTAGCGTTTTTCTGCACCGTGTCGGAGTCCACGATGCCACCAATGTTGAAGGTCAGGATCGAGAGGAAGGAGCCCGGTGAGGCAGTTTTGGGAATACTCACCACCACCGTATAGTTGTCCACGGCTTTGGTCGCCCCCGGCTTGAGCTGAGCAATTTCGGTAAACAGAAATGAACCCGGCCCCTTGATGGCCAGAGCCCGTTCAAAGGTGTAGACCACATCCTTGGCCGTCACCTCGTTGCCGCTGGAAAACTTGCTACCCCGGCGCAGACGGAAGGTGATGTCCCAGGTATCCCGACCGCGATCCACTTTCCAGCTTTCGGCCAATCCCGGCTTGAGCGTGGAGAGGTCGGCCCCCTCGTACTTGACCAGGGTTTCGTAGAGGTTGTCAGTCACCAGACCCCCAGAGAACTCGTACGAGACCTGCGGATCCATGGTGATCAGATCGGACCAGTCCCCACCATAAATCAGGGTCTGGGTACGATCCTGGGCCAGGGTATTGCCCAGGCTGAAGGCCAGGATAATTGCCCATGCTTTAAAAAACTTCATGAAGCCTCCTTTCGCTATGACGCAAACAATACCGATAAACACACTGTAGGTCAAGACGTAAAAATGACACGAGGCAATACACTGGGTCTGATGCCTTGGGAAATCATGAAAACCTTTGCCTGGCTGGGTTTGACCGCTTTTGGCGGCCCGGCGGCCCATTTTGCCCTTTTTCAAAGGCTACTGGTAGGGGAAGGCAAATGGGTAAGCAAAGAGCAGTACCTCAGGATGCTGGCCGCCGTCAACCTGATTCCTGGCCCCAACTCCACCGAAACGGCCATGTTGCTGGGCCATGCCAAGGGTGGGCAGTGGGGTTTGCTGTTGGCTGGTTTTGGTTTTATTGTCCCAGCAGCCCTGGTGACGCTAGCCTTGGTAGCACTGTACCAGGAGATCGCCTCACTTCCGCTCATACAGGGTGCTTTCCTGGGACTCAAGCTGGCAGTGGTAGCCCTGATTGCCCAAGCCCTTTGGGATCTGCTGCCTCACCCCCAAAAACAGCCCCAAACCTGGATGCTGGCCCTGGCCGGGCTGGTGATGGCGGGGCTGGGTGTAGTGGAGTGGGCAGTGGTGTTACTGGTCGGCGTGTTGGTGGCGCTGGGCAGAAGCGGGAGAACCCTTAGTGTGGAACCCATCAGCCTGTTTTGGTTTTTCTTGCTGGTGGGCTCGAGCTTGTTCGGCTCGGGCTACGTGTTGATTGGGCTGATGCAGGAAATGGTCACACGAGGCTGGCTGAGTCCAGGCGAACTCCTAAATGCTCTGGCCCTGGGTCAGATCACCCCTGGCCCCTTGCTCACCACAGCAACTGCGGTGGGTTACCTGGCGGCAGGGTTCCCTGGGGCAGCGCTCTCAACCGTTGGCATTTTTCTACCCTCGTTTATATTTACCTTTCTGGTGGTGGGCGTCTTGCGCCGCCTGGAAGGGCATCCCCTGGCCGAAGCCTTTTTGAAGGGGGCCTCTGGGGCGGCCCTGGGTCTAGTTGCCTGGGCGCTGTGGCAATTGGGACGTGAAACCTTGGTGGGTTGGGTAGAGTTGCTGGTCGCGCTGCTGGCTCTGATACTTTTGTTGCGCAAATTCCCCCCGCTACCCCTCTTGGGGCTATTTGCTCTGGGGGGTGCCCTTTGGAGCATCGGGATGGGTTGACACCCCTCTGTTTCTTACGAGGCATATGCTTTGAGGGATAAAGACGAATCCTAATTTAAAAAAGAACCGAGGGCGGGTTCCGTCGGTTCTTTATGAGCTTGGTGGAGCCGAGGGGATTCGAACCCCCGACCTCTTGAGTGCGATTCAAGCGCGCTCCCAACTGCGCCACGGCCCCAAGCGTTGTTTAGTGTAGCCGGGCGCGCCCTCGCTGTCTA is a window encoding:
- a CDS encoding ABC transporter permease, with the translated sequence MLSYFFRRLFFVIFVAWGVTFATFFIANVVPIDPAIAALGDNAREEQIREFRERYGLDKPIWQQYLIYMGRLLSGDLGNSLRTQRAVAEDLKEFFPATLELSVAAFLVTLFLGVPAGILAALRQNKATDVTVRILALIGGATPVFFLAVLLQYVLARQLDLLPVQGRLDGFTFPPPRVTGLMGLDALLAKDWAALGDSLRHLVLPAFVLGLFSAAILARMTRATMLEVLSQDYIRTARAKGVPGRAVVFRHALKNASLPVLTLLGGLLGGLLSGAVLTETIFSWPGIGRYVTQSATSLDFPAVMGVTLLVGLVYSLINLIVDLLYAFLDPRIRYA
- the nikC gene encoding nickel transporter permease encodes the protein MTAISAGRPPRPLRRFLRNPGGLIGLFLLIMLVLVALLAPIIAPDPINQNIAQRLQPPSAEHWLGTDQLGRDVWARVAHGAGISLRVGFGVVILAVLIGVGVGLLAGTLGGAWDNLLMRVTDIFFAFPSLILAMAIAAALGPNLNNTIMAVALVSWPIYARLVRANVLALREREFVEAARAMGASQGRLMFRHLLPNTLTPIFVQASFDVGGAILTAAGLSFIGFGAQPPTPEWGAMVSETRSYIAEAIWAPTAPAMGILLTVLAFNLLGDALRDVLDPRGRD
- a CDS encoding chromate transporter yields the protein MPWEIMKTFAWLGLTAFGGPAAHFALFQRLLVGEGKWVSKEQYLRMLAAVNLIPGPNSTETAMLLGHAKGGQWGLLLAGFGFIVPAALVTLALVALYQEIASLPLIQGAFLGLKLAVVALIAQALWDLLPHPQKQPQTWMLALAGLVMAGLGVVEWAVVLLVGVLVALGRSGRTLSVEPISLFWFFLLVGSSLFGSGYVLIGLMQEMVTRGWLSPGELLNALALGQITPGPLLTTATAVGYLAAGFPGAALSTVGIFLPSFIFTFLVVGVLRRLEGHPLAEAFLKGASGAALGLVAWALWQLGRETLVGWVELLVALLALILLLRKFPPLPLLGLFALGGALWSIGMG
- a CDS encoding acyl-CoA mutase large subunit family protein; the protein is MPATVENLFESLPEGYQERLGRPGQYPFTRGVYPRMYSDRPWTMRQYAGFSSAEESNARYRYLLSQGQTGLSVAFDLPTQLGMDPDHPLSVGEVGKVGVSIACIEDMRTLLDGIPLDKVTTSMTINAPANMLLALYLLVAEEQGVSWDKVGGTIQNDILKEYIARGTYIFPPGPSMRLITDVFAFCSEKVPRWNTISISGYHIREAGATAAQEIAFTLANGKAYVRAAIEAGLDVDAFAPRLSFFFASHNDILEEAAKFRAARRMWARIMRHEFKAKDPKSWMLRFHTQTGGSTLAAQEPLNNVVRTAYQALAAVLGGTQSLHTNAYDEALGLPTEKSALLALRTQQILAYESGITKAIDPLGGSFYVEHLTDQLEAQAQEYLDQIAKLGGAVAAVEAGFFQREIEESAWEFQRQVESGQRIIVGVNRFNNPDSPLNEHTPVQKISDELANHRKAQIQAFRAKRDGQATGNALEALRQAARGQQNLMPYILDAFRRHATLGEVCGVLREEWGEYQPSY
- a CDS encoding ABC transporter substrate-binding protein; amino-acid sequence: MKFFKAWAIILAFSLGNTLAQDRTQTLIYGGDWSDLITMDPQVSYEFSGGLVTDNLYETLVKYEGADLSTLKPGLAESWKVDRGRDTWDITFRLRRGSKFSSGNEVTAKDVVYTFERALAIKGPGSFLFTEIAQLKPGATKAVDNYTVVVSIPKTASPGSFLSILTFNIGGIVDSDTVQKNAKGNDFGKEWLTNNSAGSGPFRLVRWDRGSQVLLEANPNARIKPKLQRVILREIKEPAVLRTALESGEIDIAEGLTPEALRALANNPRFRTIKADSLRLNYLGMNVKEGSPFANKLVRDAVRYSINQDELVSGLVQGNGTKIQTFIPKGLLGYDPRTPYTFDPARARRLLAQAGYPNGLEFELLVSTGICGGGIPCADIAAKIQSDFAKSGLKANVKAIANAEVLRTYRAQNHQMVLVGWSPDFPDPDGNATPWANFEARSLAWRNVWNDPTAIRLANQAALETEPAKRVALYRLLTDYVLKNGPYAVLYQPAVPLGLSVKVEGYVRNAQGQVRFENISKLP